The Pseudomonas sp. HR96 genome includes a region encoding these proteins:
- a CDS encoding ATP-binding protein has product MNLTEEVIIETEPAQTHKSGRLFAPQDRAGKRRLLAPNVQQMLDLAPTPAPAEVVMPAQSAPAQLESVFACSVTTPDTSSDITLLHAISVELIGEQHREALYGKIVDAAVSITGAQFGTMQLLCPEGHPSGHGGKLQLLCSHGLSPEAIDFWQWVSPTAHSSCTKALKSGKRAIIPDFEEWAEIAGTEDLLAFRSTGIRSAQTTPLRSRSGLLLGMLSTHWRDAHHPSERDLRLLDILARQAADLLDRTSAEEALRAREQELERTCATLRETEAQLRLLNETLEQQVTSRTNLLMESEERLRQSQKMEAVGQLTGGLAHDFNNLLTGISGSLDLLKVRVGQGRVLEIDKYVAIAQGCTRRAAALTQRLLAFSRRQTLEPLPTDVNTLMYDMVDFARRTIGPGIRIDAHGDSDLWQAYVDASQLENALLNLCINARDAMPDGGRITLHTANKQIDEHAALSEDLVEGEYLCICVKDTGAGMTPETLAHVFEPFFTTKPIGQGTGLGLSMVYGFAKQSGGQVRIWSSVGEGTTVCIYLPRYQGEIAESLGQSS; this is encoded by the coding sequence GTCATGCCAGCTCAATCTGCTCCCGCCCAGCTGGAGTCGGTCTTCGCCTGTTCGGTCACCACGCCGGATACATCATCCGATATCACCTTGCTCCACGCGATCAGCGTTGAGTTGATCGGCGAACAACACCGAGAGGCCCTCTACGGCAAGATCGTAGACGCGGCAGTGTCCATCACCGGTGCCCAGTTCGGTACAATGCAACTGCTCTGCCCTGAAGGACACCCATCAGGACACGGCGGCAAGCTTCAGCTTCTGTGCTCGCATGGATTGTCCCCGGAGGCAATCGACTTCTGGCAGTGGGTCAGCCCAACGGCCCATAGCAGTTGTACTAAGGCGCTCAAGTCGGGCAAGCGGGCCATCATTCCCGATTTCGAGGAATGGGCAGAGATCGCCGGGACCGAAGACCTGTTGGCTTTTCGCAGCACAGGTATACGATCGGCGCAGACCACACCACTGCGCTCACGCTCTGGCCTGTTGTTAGGGATGCTCTCGACTCACTGGCGCGATGCGCATCATCCTTCCGAGCGGGACCTGAGGCTGCTGGATATCCTGGCGCGACAGGCAGCTGACCTGCTCGATCGTACAAGTGCTGAAGAAGCATTGCGCGCACGCGAGCAGGAACTTGAACGTACCTGTGCCACACTGCGTGAAACTGAAGCGCAGTTGCGGCTGCTCAATGAAACACTCGAGCAGCAGGTGACGAGTCGTACGAACCTGCTTATGGAGTCGGAGGAGAGGCTGCGCCAGTCACAAAAAATGGAAGCAGTGGGTCAGTTAACCGGGGGGCTGGCTCACGACTTCAATAACTTGCTCACAGGCATTTCAGGCTCTCTGGATTTGCTCAAAGTGCGCGTAGGCCAGGGCCGAGTGCTGGAGATCGACAAGTACGTGGCTATAGCACAGGGCTGCACCCGGCGCGCAGCGGCGCTAACGCAACGGCTGCTTGCGTTTTCGCGTCGTCAAACCCTGGAGCCGCTGCCCACCGACGTCAATACATTGATGTATGACATGGTCGATTTCGCTCGGCGTACGATAGGGCCTGGTATCCGGATCGATGCTCATGGCGATTCGGACCTATGGCAGGCTTATGTCGATGCCAGCCAGCTTGAAAATGCACTGTTAAATCTCTGTATCAATGCCCGGGATGCCATGCCGGATGGCGGTCGTATCACGCTCCACACAGCCAACAAGCAGATAGATGAACATGCGGCGCTGAGTGAAGACCTCGTCGAAGGCGAGTATCTGTGCATTTGTGTGAAGGACACCGGCGCGGGCATGACACCTGAAACCCTCGCTCACGTATTTGAGCCATTCTTTACGACCAAGCCGATTGGTCAGGGCACGGGACTTGGTCTTTCCATGGTCTATGGCTTTGCCAAGCAATCAGGCGGTCAGGTTCGCATCTGGTCGAGCGTGGGTGAAGGTACGACGGTCTGTATTTACCTGCCGCGGTATCAGGGGGAGATTGCCGAGTCTCTGGGTCAATCCAGCTGA
- a CDS encoding response regulator: MSTIILVEDEQDIMTIMVEVLEMDGHKVKAFCEADSAWNHIQHNGFDADLLITDLRMPGSIDGLQLVHRLHDLLPQIPVVVASGFHAAAERLDDHHVHWLNKPFSLDQLQAICQKLTSH, encoded by the coding sequence ATGAGCACAATCATTCTTGTCGAGGATGAGCAGGACATAATGACCATCATGGTCGAAGTCCTGGAGATGGACGGCCACAAGGTCAAGGCATTCTGTGAGGCGGACTCTGCCTGGAATCATATTCAGCATAATGGTTTTGACGCGGATCTGCTGATTACCGATTTGAGGATGCCTGGCAGTATCGACGGGCTTCAGCTGGTCCACAGGCTGCACGATCTGCTACCTCAGATCCCTGTGGTTGTCGCCTCGGGCTTTCATGCTGCTGCCGAAAGGTTGGATGACCATCACGTGCATTGGTTGAACAAACCGTTCAGCTTGGATCAACTGCAAGCGATCTGCCAAAAGCTGACCTCACATTGA
- a CDS encoding histone-like nucleoid-structuring protein, MvaT/MvaU family, with protein MSRLAEFRHLEQELARQMAELENMKNDEGLKREVEFETKLRDLLAEYNFSLKNIIAALDPQSLNRGALQPQPKGTRRPRQVKVYKNPHSGETVETKGGNHTVLKQWKAEHGHDEVESWLQ; from the coding sequence ATGTCCCGTCTTGCTGAATTCCGCCACCTGGAACAAGAACTGGCTCGCCAAATGGCAGAGCTGGAGAACATGAAGAACGATGAAGGCCTCAAGCGCGAGGTCGAGTTCGAAACCAAACTGCGCGACTTGCTGGCTGAATACAATTTCAGCCTCAAAAACATCATTGCGGCGCTTGACCCTCAGTCCTTGAACCGAGGTGCACTGCAGCCGCAGCCCAAAGGTACGCGCCGGCCTCGCCAGGTGAAGGTCTACAAGAACCCGCATAGCGGTGAAACTGTAGAGACCAAGGGTGGCAATCACACTGTCCTGAAACAGTGGAAAGCTGAACACGGCCATGACGAAGTAGAGTCCTGGTTGCAGTGA
- a CDS encoding type II toxin-antitoxin system HicB family antitoxin: MYDYPIQVHDDSDGLWLTCPDTPRTYGAGENMAEAMVSLRDGLESVFSLYVDENQPIPAASRPAPGQPFIRLPVEVSMKVAVWNAFLASGLSKAELARRLGVARPQVDRLFDFLHHSKMDALESALHNLGFSVEVSIRAA, translated from the coding sequence ATGTACGACTACCCGATCCAGGTACACGATGACTCTGACGGCCTCTGGCTGACCTGCCCTGATACACCACGTACCTATGGAGCAGGCGAGAACATGGCAGAAGCGATGGTTTCATTGCGGGACGGGCTGGAGAGCGTGTTTTCGTTGTACGTAGACGAGAACCAACCTATTCCTGCGGCGAGCCGCCCAGCTCCAGGTCAACCGTTCATACGGCTGCCCGTCGAAGTATCAATGAAGGTTGCGGTTTGGAACGCTTTCTTGGCGTCCGGCCTTAGTAAAGCCGAGCTTGCACGCCGACTGGGCGTGGCTCGACCGCAGGTAGATCGTCTTTTCGACTTTTTGCACCACTCGAAAATGGATGCACTAGAAAGCGCTCTCCACAATTTAGGGTTCAGTGTGGAGGTATCAATTCGGGCGGCTTGA
- a CDS encoding type II toxin-antitoxin system HicA family toxin, with protein sequence MKCSEFRRWLRAQGVTFRNAKGSHFKVSLNGRSSIFADHGGKEIAEGTRKQILKDLGLKD encoded by the coding sequence ATGAAATGTAGCGAGTTTCGACGTTGGTTGAGGGCCCAAGGCGTAACATTCAGGAACGCCAAAGGCAGCCATTTCAAGGTTTCATTGAATGGAAGATCCTCAATTTTCGCTGACCACGGGGGCAAGGAAATAGCCGAAGGAACGCGGAAACAAATATTGAAAGACCTGGGCCTCAAGGATTGA
- a CDS encoding IS481 family transposase, producing MTWNTRDAMSLKEEFIALARLPGSNKRELCRRFGISPQTAYKWLGRYEALGQAGLEERSRKPATSPKLTDTQLQAQVIALRKAHPAWGGRTISNVLNKQIAPSTVTSVLHRHGLIEPAAKEHEAKLRFEHDAPNDLWQMDFKGHFATQQGRCHPLTMLDDHSRFNLAIQACDNERGPTVKEKMIEVFERYGLPARINVDNGAPWGSPRNPGEITELSIWLIQLGIRISFSRPYHPQTNGKIERFHRSFKAEVLDGHLFSTFKEAQSAFDRWRDVYNLQRPHQALENKVPMQRYRTSPWAYPKVLAEFEYGQDDVLAKVYSSRFRFRKRYFSIAKGLLGKHVAIRPSVRGESMFDVYFCHHLLRTIDIDQPDYT from the coding sequence ATGACCTGGAACACGAGAGATGCCATGAGTCTGAAAGAAGAGTTCATAGCCTTGGCGCGGCTACCCGGCAGTAATAAAAGAGAGCTGTGTCGACGATTCGGGATCAGTCCGCAGACGGCCTATAAATGGCTAGGGCGCTACGAAGCGCTAGGCCAGGCAGGGCTTGAGGAGAGGTCTCGCAAGCCTGCGACCAGCCCGAAGCTGACCGATACCCAACTGCAAGCTCAAGTGATTGCTCTGCGCAAAGCACATCCCGCCTGGGGTGGACGCACCATCAGCAATGTCCTGAACAAACAGATCGCCCCCAGCACTGTAACCAGCGTCCTGCATCGCCATGGACTGATCGAGCCTGCTGCGAAGGAACACGAAGCCAAACTGCGCTTCGAGCACGATGCGCCGAATGATCTTTGGCAGATGGACTTCAAAGGGCACTTTGCAACGCAACAAGGTCGTTGCCATCCACTGACCATGCTGGATGATCATTCTCGTTTCAACCTGGCCATTCAAGCTTGCGACAACGAGCGAGGACCCACCGTCAAAGAGAAGATGATCGAGGTGTTCGAACGTTATGGTCTGCCAGCTCGAATCAACGTCGATAACGGTGCGCCATGGGGCTCGCCGCGAAATCCCGGAGAGATAACAGAATTAAGTATCTGGTTGATTCAACTAGGAATTCGCATCAGCTTCAGTCGCCCTTATCATCCTCAAACCAACGGCAAGATCGAGCGATTTCACCGCTCGTTCAAGGCGGAAGTATTGGATGGGCACCTGTTCTCGACGTTTAAGGAAGCGCAATCGGCATTTGATCGCTGGCGCGATGTTTATAACCTTCAGCGGCCGCATCAGGCGCTGGAAAACAAAGTCCCCATGCAGCGGTATCGAACCAGCCCTTGGGCATATCCGAAGGTTTTAGCGGAATTCGAGTACGGGCAAGACGACGTCCTGGCGAAGGTTTATAGCAGCCGATTCCGATTCAGGAAGCGTTACTTCAGCATCGCCAAAGGGTTGCTGGGCAAGCATGTGGCCATACGCCCCAGCGTGAGGGGCGAGAGCATGTTTGACGTGTATTTCTGTCATCACCTGCTGCGGACAATCGATATCGACCAGCCCGACTACACTTGA
- a CDS encoding PAS domain-containing protein, with amino-acid sequence MNQLLDEISALRVENEALRSELAEAKRLYATESQARRDNEHIRTALAAGGVIGTWNWHPTRDSFTVDRGFTLAFGIDESYIHREVPLAQVLDNVHPEDRPGLDAAIIEAVARRGGYAHQYRVKRADGNYYWLQATGRVESDEHGEPVSFPGFVIDITERRASEERLRISEALTRQSVERVQLALAAGAIIGTWHWDLPTDCFTVDQAFATAFGLDPALGREGLPLAQIVATVHPDDQAGLIEAINKTIAQGCIYTHQYRVQRTDGKYYWLEASGRVDYAPDGTPLSFPGVLIDIEGRRAVEAQRDYALFELRSLNETLEHHIAERSAALLQAEERLRQSQKLEAIGQLTGGVAHDFNNLLTVIKSSSDLLKRSDLPVERRVRYVKAISDTVDRASKVTSQLLAFARRQALTPEVFAACDSVRSLAGMLDTLVGSQVKVAIELPEQAHYIKADLNQFDTALVNMAVNARDAMQNQGRLSVRVYKAKQVPAVRTHSVIEGDYVAVALTDTGSGISSEQLEQIFEPFFTTKGVGQGTGLGLSQVFGFAKQSGGDITVTSEVGKGSTFTLYLPEVPKPAEKPHEEEPEPLIDGHGTGVLVVEDNLDVGTFAVQTLTDLGYCPVLANNAQEALAELALDASRFDVVFSDVVMPGMNGIELGHEIRRLYHDLPVLLASGYSHVLAQNGTYGFELLHKPYSIEQLSRLLRKVGVWQRRQRILHNCTDRTHG; translated from the coding sequence ATGAACCAGTTACTGGACGAAATCTCTGCACTCCGGGTCGAGAATGAGGCACTGCGCTCTGAATTGGCCGAAGCCAAGCGACTCTATGCGACTGAGTCTCAGGCCCGGCGTGACAATGAGCACATCCGAACTGCCCTAGCGGCGGGTGGAGTCATTGGCACCTGGAACTGGCACCCTACTCGAGACAGTTTTACCGTCGATCGAGGATTTACTCTCGCCTTCGGCATCGACGAGAGTTACATACACCGTGAGGTGCCGCTCGCTCAGGTGCTGGACAATGTGCACCCCGAGGACCGGCCGGGGTTGGATGCCGCCATCATTGAGGCTGTTGCCCGACGCGGTGGCTATGCCCACCAATATCGGGTCAAGCGCGCGGACGGAAACTATTATTGGCTGCAGGCTACAGGACGTGTGGAGTCTGATGAACACGGCGAGCCTGTCAGCTTTCCAGGGTTTGTGATTGATATCACCGAGCGACGGGCCTCCGAGGAGCGCCTTCGTATCAGCGAAGCGCTGACGCGGCAGAGCGTGGAACGGGTGCAGTTGGCACTCGCCGCAGGCGCTATCATAGGTACCTGGCATTGGGATCTGCCCACGGATTGTTTCACGGTCGACCAAGCATTTGCTACCGCGTTTGGGCTTGATCCGGCCCTTGGCCGCGAAGGTCTACCGCTTGCGCAAATCGTCGCGACCGTGCACCCCGACGACCAAGCGGGGTTGATTGAGGCGATCAATAAAACCATCGCTCAGGGGTGCATATATACCCATCAGTATCGGGTGCAGCGCACGGACGGAAAGTACTATTGGTTAGAGGCCAGCGGCCGCGTCGATTACGCACCAGACGGTACGCCCCTAAGCTTTCCAGGTGTTCTTATCGACATTGAAGGCCGCCGTGCTGTTGAAGCACAGCGCGATTATGCCCTGTTCGAGTTGCGTAGCCTGAATGAAACCCTGGAGCACCACATTGCCGAACGCTCTGCAGCGCTTTTACAAGCCGAGGAGCGACTGCGTCAATCCCAAAAGTTGGAGGCGATTGGTCAGCTTACAGGAGGCGTAGCGCATGATTTTAACAACCTATTGACCGTCATCAAATCCTCGTCGGATCTACTCAAAAGATCAGATCTTCCGGTTGAGCGACGCGTGCGGTATGTGAAAGCCATCTCAGATACTGTGGATCGCGCGTCCAAGGTGACCTCGCAGCTGCTGGCCTTTGCCCGGCGGCAGGCGCTTACCCCGGAAGTGTTTGCAGCTTGTGACAGCGTACGCTCTCTGGCTGGCATGTTAGACACGCTTGTAGGCTCTCAAGTAAAAGTAGCCATAGAGCTGCCTGAGCAAGCCCATTATATAAAAGCCGATTTGAACCAGTTCGATACGGCGCTTGTGAATATGGCCGTCAATGCGCGCGACGCCATGCAAAACCAAGGACGTCTTTCCGTCCGGGTTTATAAGGCTAAACAGGTGCCCGCCGTGCGTACTCATTCGGTCATTGAGGGGGATTACGTCGCCGTGGCGCTCACTGACACGGGCAGTGGTATCTCGTCTGAGCAGTTGGAACAGATTTTCGAACCGTTTTTCACTACCAAAGGGGTGGGGCAAGGCACCGGGCTGGGCTTGTCGCAAGTCTTTGGCTTTGCCAAACAATCGGGCGGTGACATTACCGTTACCAGTGAAGTGGGCAAAGGCAGTACGTTCACGCTTTACTTGCCCGAAGTGCCAAAGCCGGCCGAGAAACCCCATGAGGAGGAGCCGGAACCGTTGATCGATGGTCATGGCACGGGCGTGCTCGTGGTTGAGGATAATTTGGACGTGGGGACCTTTGCCGTCCAAACATTGACCGACTTGGGTTACTGCCCTGTTCTGGCCAATAATGCACAGGAAGCGCTAGCCGAATTGGCCTTGGACGCCAGTCGCTTCGATGTGGTGTTTTCCGACGTTGTCATGCCAGGTATGAACGGCATTGAGCTGGGCCATGAAATTCGCCGTCTTTACCACGATCTGCCCGTGTTGTTGGCCTCGGGTTACAGCCACGTGTTGGCGCAGAATGGGACCTATGGCTTCGAATTGCTGCACAAGCCTTATTCCATCGAGCAGCTCTCAAGATTGCTACGAAAAGTTGGCGTGTGGCAGCGCAGGCAGCGTATTTTGCACAATTGTACGGACCGGACACATGGTTGA
- a CDS encoding DUF6555 family protein: MSKKLYIISYHLHGQPKQFPIHTDQPLTESEAWHWAACDVGVARIPKSTRDKFEKMTKQTAGRFGITDVGYQVR, from the coding sequence ATGAGCAAAAAGCTGTACATTATTTCGTATCACTTGCACGGCCAACCCAAACAGTTTCCCATTCATACCGATCAACCCCTGACCGAGTCCGAAGCATGGCACTGGGCGGCCTGTGACGTAGGCGTTGCACGGATCCCGAAATCAACACGCGATAAATTCGAAAAAATGACCAAACAGACTGCCGGCAGGTTTGGCATTACTGATGTTGGCTACCAAGTACGCTGA
- the crcB gene encoding fluoride efflux transporter CrcB — protein MLKSLFVIAIGASLGAWLRWLLGMKLNALFPTIPPGTVVANMVGGYIIGLAIALLAASPSLSPEWRLLIITGFCGGLTTFSTFSAETVALIQEGRLLWALGSISLHVVGSLAMTAAGLLSYQIIGTR, from the coding sequence ATGCTGAAATCACTCTTTGTCATCGCCATCGGCGCATCACTTGGCGCCTGGTTGCGCTGGCTCTTGGGTATGAAGCTCAACGCTCTGTTCCCGACTATTCCCCCAGGCACTGTAGTGGCGAACATGGTCGGGGGATACATCATTGGCCTAGCCATCGCGCTCTTGGCCGCATCTCCCTCCTTAAGTCCAGAATGGCGCTTGCTGATAATCACGGGCTTTTGTGGGGGACTTACCACCTTTTCCACCTTTTCAGCCGAAACAGTTGCCCTCATCCAAGAAGGAAGATTGCTGTGGGCGCTCGGCTCAATTTCATTGCACGTCGTAGGTTCGTTAGCGATGACTGCTGCCGGACTATTGTCCTACCAAATTATTGGTACTCGCTGA
- a CDS encoding uracil-DNA glycosylase — MNIQDTRRHRLYSQPAGILNKWVDARSLGARRLPYFDPLDGGVDAPVLILLESPARDCSWPRFVSRDNTGPSQRNLKRCLVREQTILWNLYPWLPDLDSPAEAITRSKIVEGITLLKEVMDLLPRLRVLILAGSVAQRAAPEIKQHGPELNLLVMPHPSPLSVCQHPDVATNIVTTLTRAASVANA, encoded by the coding sequence ATGAATATTCAAGATACCCGCAGACATCGTCTGTACTCCCAGCCTGCTGGTATTCTGAACAAGTGGGTAGACGCCCGGAGCCTGGGAGCTAGACGACTGCCGTACTTTGATCCGCTGGATGGTGGGGTCGATGCGCCTGTTCTGATATTGCTGGAATCTCCGGCCAGGGATTGCTCGTGGCCACGCTTCGTTTCCCGCGACAACACAGGGCCTTCCCAGCGCAACCTAAAGCGCTGTCTCGTGCGTGAGCAAACCATCTTGTGGAATCTGTATCCATGGCTGCCGGATCTCGACAGCCCTGCCGAAGCGATCACCCGCTCGAAGATCGTAGAGGGCATCACACTGCTGAAAGAGGTTATGGATCTGCTCCCACGCCTGCGCGTCTTGATCTTGGCCGGGAGCGTGGCGCAGAGAGCGGCACCAGAAATCAAGCAGCATGGCCCCGAACTCAACCTGCTCGTGATGCCTCACCCGAGTCCGCTTTCGGTATGTCAGCACCCTGATGTCGCTACAAACATCGTCACCACGCTCACCCGAGCGGCGAGCGTGGCCAATGCCTAA
- a CDS encoding TDT family transporter: MQGGQPLSALSNPKEAIRQFTPNWFAATMGTGILALALGQLPGHSVLITGIGEALWLFNTLLFTVFTLMYAARWVFFFDEAKQIFGHSTVSMFFGTIPMGLATIINGLVQYGLPNWGDGAIPLAHALWWLDVAMALACGVLIPFMMFTRQEHSIDQMTAVWLLPVVAAEVAAASGGTIAPHLADTSAQFTMLITSYVLWAYSVPVALSILVILVLRLALHKLPHESMAASSWLSLGPIGTGALGMLVIGSDAPAIFAAHAMPGIGVVAGGIGVVSGVLFWGLGLWWMLLALLITARYAKGGIPFNLGWWGFTFPLGVYAVTTLKLGATLNLAFFDVLGVILVMMLAIMWLVVATKTAAGAYRGNLFVSPCIASLNAKRASR; encoded by the coding sequence ATGCAGGGCGGCCAGCCGCTCTCGGCGCTTTCCAATCCCAAGGAAGCGATTCGACAGTTCACGCCTAACTGGTTTGCCGCAACGATGGGCACCGGCATTCTGGCCTTGGCCCTGGGGCAGTTGCCGGGTCACAGTGTGCTGATTACAGGTATTGGGGAGGCCCTTTGGCTGTTCAATACCTTGCTGTTCACTGTCTTCACCTTGATGTACGCTGCCCGCTGGGTGTTCTTCTTCGATGAAGCTAAACAGATCTTTGGGCATTCCACGGTTTCGATGTTTTTTGGCACGATACCGATGGGCCTGGCAACGATTATCAACGGCCTGGTTCAGTACGGCCTGCCGAACTGGGGAGACGGTGCGATCCCCTTGGCCCATGCGCTCTGGTGGCTGGACGTCGCCATGGCACTGGCGTGTGGGGTGCTGATCCCGTTCATGATGTTTACCCGGCAGGAGCACAGCATCGATCAGATGACTGCTGTATGGCTGCTTCCTGTGGTAGCGGCGGAAGTGGCAGCGGCGAGCGGCGGTACCATCGCACCGCATCTGGCTGATACCAGTGCTCAGTTCACGATGCTGATCACCAGCTACGTCTTGTGGGCCTACTCGGTTCCGGTGGCCTTAAGCATTTTGGTTATCCTGGTACTTCGTCTGGCACTTCATAAGTTGCCCCATGAGAGCATGGCCGCGTCGTCTTGGTTGTCGCTGGGGCCGATTGGCACGGGCGCTCTGGGCATGTTGGTCATTGGCAGCGATGCACCAGCAATCTTCGCCGCCCACGCCATGCCAGGCATCGGCGTGGTGGCCGGGGGTATAGGGGTGGTATCGGGCGTCCTGTTCTGGGGGTTGGGCTTGTGGTGGATGCTGTTGGCGCTGTTGATCACCGCGCGTTATGCCAAGGGCGGCATACCCTTCAATCTTGGCTGGTGGGGCTTCACCTTCCCGCTGGGGGTATATGCGGTGACAACCCTGAAGCTCGGCGCGACGCTGAACTTGGCCTTTTTTGATGTGCTGGGCGTTATCCTAGTGATGATGTTGGCCATCATGTGGCTGGTGGTTGCGACCAAAACCGCCGCCGGTGCATACCGTGGCAACCTGTTCGTATCGCCCTGTATTGCATCGCTGAACGCCAAGCGCGCCAGTCGCTAA
- a CDS encoding LysR family transcriptional regulator, translating to MKLTLRQLHIFRAIAQLGSTTQASATLALSQSATSAALQELEGALDIRLFDRVGKRLVLNENGQALLPKAIRLLEAALEIEGGFRTDVVARLRIGCSTTIGNYIMPLLVQHMAERAGGTQIDVILGNSAEIARQAAQLSIDVGLVEGPSHQPTLAVQPWCEDELIIVAAADDPLAHKGQLSASELREACWLVREEGSGTAEEVQQWLLPHLGSLSNARQIGSSEAIKRMVAAGIGISCLSYWVVGDLIAEGSLISLNHVIPEHKRQLHAVYHRDKFISRSLETFFSVIKDFASANAR from the coding sequence GTGAAGCTCACACTTCGGCAACTCCACATCTTCCGCGCTATCGCCCAGCTGGGTTCAACCACCCAAGCCAGCGCAACCCTCGCTCTTTCGCAGTCAGCCACCAGCGCAGCACTCCAGGAACTCGAAGGCGCATTGGATATTCGACTCTTCGACCGCGTCGGCAAACGCCTGGTGCTCAACGAAAACGGCCAGGCACTATTGCCCAAGGCTATCCGCCTGCTGGAGGCTGCACTGGAGATCGAGGGTGGTTTTCGGACAGACGTGGTCGCGCGGCTGCGAATAGGTTGCAGCACGACGATTGGCAACTACATTATGCCGCTGCTGGTGCAACACATGGCCGAACGTGCCGGCGGGACACAGATCGATGTCATCCTGGGCAACAGTGCAGAGATCGCCCGGCAGGCGGCACAACTGTCAATTGACGTTGGCCTGGTCGAAGGGCCCAGCCACCAGCCCACTCTGGCCGTGCAGCCTTGGTGTGAAGACGAGTTGATCATTGTCGCAGCGGCAGATGACCCTTTGGCACATAAAGGGCAGCTTTCTGCAAGTGAGCTACGTGAGGCATGCTGGCTCGTGCGCGAAGAGGGATCGGGCACGGCTGAAGAGGTACAGCAGTGGCTTTTACCGCATCTTGGTTCTTTGAGCAATGCTCGGCAGATTGGCAGTTCTGAAGCCATAAAGCGGATGGTAGCGGCGGGTATCGGAATCAGCTGCCTTTCCTATTGGGTGGTCGGAGACCTCATCGCCGAGGGCAGCCTGATCTCGTTGAACCACGTGATTCCTGAGCACAAACGGCAGCTGCACGCGGTTTATCACAGAGACAAGTTTATCTCCCGCTCCCTTGAAACCTTTTTCAGTGTGATCAAGGATTTCGCGTCGGCCAATGCGAGATGA
- the tnpA gene encoding IS66-like element accessory protein TnpA yields MSVYFLADAITLIAKIPMRQRSSYPKPFKAQVVQECLQPGASVSSFAISHGITANVIRKWLPIYRDKAVAPLPAFVPLQTMPKRHADEAVVIALPLGAQTITVKWPVSDPDGCACFIRSLSR; encoded by the coding sequence GTGTCCGTCTATTTTTTAGCGGACGCGATCACCCTTATCGCCAAGATTCCCATGCGCCAACGAAGCTCTTACCCGAAGCCCTTCAAAGCCCAGGTCGTGCAGGAATGCCTGCAACCCGGAGCCTCAGTTTCCAGTTTCGCCATCAGCCATGGCATCACCGCCAACGTTATCCGCAAGTGGCTGCCGATATACCGCGACAAGGCGGTTGCGCCGCTTCCGGCATTCGTACCACTGCAAACCATGCCCAAGCGGCATGCTGACGAGGCGGTGGTGATCGCATTGCCGCTGGGCGCTCAAACCATCACGGTCAAATGGCCCGTCTCCGACCCGGATGGCTGCGCATGCTTCATCCGCAGCCTTTCGCGATGA
- the tnpB gene encoding IS66 family insertion sequence element accessory protein TnpB (TnpB, as the term is used for proteins encoded by IS66 family insertion elements, is considered an accessory protein, since TnpC, encoded by a neighboring gene, is a DDE family transposase.), producing the protein MLHPQPFAMIRIDAIWLATEPMDMRAGTDTALARVVAVFGAAKPHCAYLFANRRANRMKVLVHDGVGIWLAARRLNQGKFHWPATHRGHEVEIDAEQLQALLLGLPWQRVGANGVITLL; encoded by the coding sequence ATGCTTCATCCGCAGCCTTTCGCGATGATCCGCATCGACGCCATCTGGCTTGCCACCGAGCCAATGGACATGCGCGCCGGCACAGACACAGCGCTGGCCCGCGTGGTCGCGGTGTTCGGTGCGGCGAAGCCGCACTGCGCTTATCTGTTCGCCAATCGCCGCGCCAATCGGATGAAAGTACTGGTGCACGATGGCGTGGGTATCTGGCTGGCAGCGCGCCGCCTGAACCAAGGTAAGTTTCATTGGCCCGCCACGCATCGAGGCCACGAAGTTGAAATCGACGCAGAGCAACTTCAGGCGCTGTTGCTGGGCCTGCCTTGGCAGCGGGTCGGTGCTAACGGCGTAATTACGTTGCTCTGA